Proteins encoded within one genomic window of Tabrizicola piscis:
- a CDS encoding TrkH family potassium uptake protein codes for MVDFRPVAYVVGRILIVLAILMLAPAVIDWRAGLDNGAAFAASAAITGVIGGALTLSTGNALGMSLDTRQAYLLTACIWALVPLFGALPFYFGAPGLNLQNAYFEAVSGITTTGATVIYGLDDLPIGMNLWRGMLNWLGGLGIAFIAMIFLPLMRVGGMQFFRTEGFDTFGKALPRATDIARQLMTIYVGLTVTCIAVYSAIGMTALDAVVNGFATIATGGFSPSDTSFNKYVGAGEYFGALFMILGSLPYIRYVQLVNGSPLPFWHDPQVRAYLRWLGTAVLMVWVWRVWTTGAAWEPTFRETLFNLTSIMSSTGFFSGSFPTWGGFMLVVAFVIGVIGACSGSSAAGLSVFRVQLMAAVLWREVRRIGSPSSVDPIRYDGRSVEEDVLNALILFVSSYILILGVMTVALTLLGVDPVSALFAVWTTLGNVGYGFGPLVERTGTFIDFPSGALAIMTLCMILGRLGLLAVLVLVLPSFWRR; via the coding sequence ATGGTAGACTTTCGCCCCGTTGCTTATGTCGTCGGCCGTATCCTGATCGTTCTGGCGATCCTGATGCTGGCCCCGGCCGTCATCGACTGGCGGGCGGGGCTGGACAATGGCGCGGCCTTTGCCGCCTCGGCGGCGATCACCGGGGTGATTGGCGGGGCGCTGACGCTGTCCACCGGCAACGCGCTGGGCATGTCGCTGGACACAAGGCAGGCCTATCTGCTGACGGCCTGCATCTGGGCGCTGGTGCCCTTGTTCGGAGCGCTGCCCTTCTACTTTGGCGCACCGGGGCTGAACCTGCAGAACGCCTATTTCGAGGCGGTGTCGGGGATCACGACCACCGGGGCGACGGTGATCTACGGCCTTGATGACCTGCCCATCGGCATGAACCTGTGGCGGGGGATGCTGAACTGGCTCGGCGGGCTTGGGATCGCCTTCATCGCGATGATCTTTCTGCCGCTGATGCGCGTGGGCGGCATGCAGTTCTTTCGTACCGAGGGGTTTGACACCTTCGGCAAGGCCCTGCCGCGCGCGACCGATATCGCGCGGCAGTTGATGACGATCTATGTCGGGCTGACCGTCACCTGCATCGCCGTTTATTCCGCCATCGGCATGACGGCGCTGGATGCGGTGGTGAACGGGTTCGCCACCATCGCCACGGGCGGGTTTTCCCCCTCTGACACGTCGTTCAACAAGTATGTCGGTGCTGGTGAATACTTCGGGGCGCTGTTCATGATCCTCGGCAGTTTGCCCTATATCCGCTATGTGCAGCTGGTGAACGGATCGCCCTTACCCTTCTGGCACGATCCGCAAGTGCGTGCCTACCTGCGCTGGCTGGGGACTGCTGTGCTGATGGTCTGGGTCTGGCGGGTCTGGACCACTGGCGCTGCGTGGGAGCCGACGTTCCGCGAGACGCTGTTCAACCTGACCTCGATCATGTCGTCGACCGGGTTCTTTTCCGGCAGCTTTCCCACCTGGGGCGGGTTCATGCTGGTTGTGGCTTTCGTGATCGGCGTGATCGGGGCCTGTTCGGGGTCATCGGCTGCGGGGCTTTCGGTGTTCCGGGTGCAGCTAATGGCGGCAGTCCTTTGGCGTGAGGTGCGGCGGATCGGCAGCCCGTCCAGCGTGGACCCGATCCGTTATGACGGGCGGTCGGTGGAAGAGGACGTGCTGAACGCGCTGATTCTGTTTGTGTCCAGCTATATCCTGATCCTCGGTGTGATGACCGTGGCGTTGACGTTGCTGGGGGTGGACCCGGTGTCAGCCCTGTTTGCGGTCTGGACCACACTGGGCAACGTCGGCTACGGCTTTGGCCCACTGGTCGAACGCACTGGGACCTTCATCGACTTTCCCTCGGGCGCGCTGGCGATCATGACGCTGTGCATGATCCTTGGCCGCCTTGGCCTGCTGGCAGTTCTGGTGCTGGTGCTGCCAAGCTTCTGGCGGCGCTAG
- the folE2 gene encoding GTP cyclohydrolase FolE2 — MNIHTPDFDRKPSREEAAAALATLRQWAGKASDDEIATLDSAVGYLVPGQAYPALSRTYPQFRVDDAYRASLPDLQNGPSSLIVGAKQRIQHVGISNFRLPIRYETRDGGEIVLETSVTGTVSLEAEKKGINMSRIMRSFYGHAQKAFSFGVVEAALDDYIADLGSFDARIQMRVSFPMQITSLRSGLVGWQYYDLALELVEVAGVRKKIVHLDYVYSSTCPCSLELSEHARMTRGQLATPHSQRSVARISVVLKPGAVMWFEDLVDLARAAVVTETQVMVKREDEQAFAELNAANPIFVEDAARSFCEQLKADRRIGDFRVIASHQESLHSHDAVSLLTEGETFAAESLDPRLFQSLIHAG; from the coding sequence ATGAACATCCACACCCCCGATTTCGACCGCAAGCCGTCGCGCGAAGAAGCAGCGGCCGCGCTGGCCACCTTGCGCCAGTGGGCAGGCAAGGCCTCGGACGACGAGATTGCCACGCTGGATTCGGCGGTTGGGTATCTGGTGCCGGGTCAGGCCTATCCGGCGCTGAGCCGGACCTATCCTCAGTTCCGGGTGGATGATGCCTATCGCGCGTCCTTGCCGGACTTGCAGAACGGGCCCTCCAGCCTGATCGTCGGGGCCAAACAGCGCATTCAGCATGTGGGGATTTCCAATTTCCGCCTGCCGATCCGCTATGAAACGCGTGACGGGGGCGAGATCGTGCTGGAAACCAGCGTGACCGGCACCGTCAGCCTTGAGGCGGAAAAGAAGGGCATAAACATGAGCCGCATCATGCGGTCCTTCTACGGCCATGCGCAAAAGGCGTTCTCCTTCGGCGTGGTCGAGGCGGCGCTGGATGACTATATCGCCGACCTTGGCAGCTTTGACGCGCGCATCCAGATGCGGGTGTCGTTCCCAATGCAGATCACCTCGCTGCGGTCGGGGCTGGTGGGGTGGCAGTATTACGATCTGGCACTGGAGCTGGTCGAAGTGGCGGGGGTGAGGAAGAAGATCGTCCATCTGGACTATGTCTATTCGTCGACCTGCCCCTGTTCCTTGGAACTGTCCGAACATGCAAGGATGACGCGCGGCCAGCTTGCCACGCCCCATTCGCAGCGGTCGGTCGCGCGGATTTCCGTGGTGCTGAAACCGGGTGCGGTCATGTGGTTTGAGGATCTGGTGGATCTGGCCCGCGCCGCCGTGGTGACCGAGACGCAAGTGATGGTGAAGCGTGAGGACGAGCAGGCGTTTGCGGAACTCAACGCCGCCAACCCGATCTTTGTCGAAGATGCCGCCCGCAGCTTTTGCGAGCAGTTGAAGGCGGATCGTCGGATTGGCGACTTTCGGGTGATTGCAAGCCATCAGGAGTCCTTGCACAGCCACGACGCCGTCAGCCTGCTGACCGAAGGCGAGACGTTTGCGGCGGAAAGCCTGGACCCGCGGCTGTTCCAAAGCCTGATCCACGCGGGCTGA